The genome window GCCGGATTCCAAACATTCAATTAAAAAAGTTAACTTAGCAGGAAAATTTTCAAATGGAAAAAAGCATAACCAATCATCTTCTTCATTAACGCTATCAGGCATTAAAGCGGAATTGGACGGAAAGCCGCTTAAAGGCAGCTTTTTAATAAAAAATTTTGATTCACCCTATATTTCGTTCAACATTGATGCGAATATAGATATTGCCACTTTACTTGCATATTATCCAAATGACAGGATTGACCAGGCTGATGGAACTTTAAAGATCAATATGGACCTCTCCGGAGGTCTTGAGCAGCTAAAACAGATCAATCTTTCAAAAAACTTTAATACGTCAGGTGAGTTTTCGTTACGTAACTTTGATTTAACGCTAAAAAACATTTCGTTAAACTTTAAAAACTTCAATGGCAATTTTTTGTTCAACAAAAATGATATTGCAGCAACCAATTTCAGCGGAAAAATTGGCAGCAGCGATTTTCTGATCAATGGCTTTTTCAAAAACTTGCTACCCTACCTGTTATTTGAAGATCAAACTTTATTTATGGAAGCTGATCTGCGCTCTGATCTGCTTGACCTTGATGAATTATTGGCCACAGATTATACAGATTTTTTAAATGAAAGGAACGGGGCACAACGGACGAGTGGAGAAGGTAGGGAGTATAGGTTGTCTGTTTCTCCGGATCTGTCTTTTGCATTAGGGTGCAATATTGGTTCAGTAAAATTCAGGAGGTTCAGGGGAAAAAACATTACAGGTAAGCTAATCGTAGTAGATCAGGTAGTTAGCTCTGATAACATTTCGTTCAACGTTGGCGGAGGGAAACTAAATATTTCGGGCATGATCAACGCAAAAGGGCGAAACGAAATTGCTGTTACAACTAAAGCCGGATTTGAGAAGATACATATAGACAGCATCTTCTATATTTTTGAAAACTTTAACCAGGATTTTATCACGGATAAACATCTCAAAGGCCAAATATCTGCCCGGGCAATTGTCAATATGTTTTTTGACAGCAACCTAAAAGTAAATTATGATAAATTAATTGCAGATATAGATGCATCAATTGCTAATGGCCAGTTAGTCAACTTTGAACCGATGCGGAAACTATCAAAATTTTTAGATGAGAAACGCCTCGCTGATCTTAAATTCTCAGAATTGAGAAACAGCATCCATATTGAAGACAGAACCATTTTTTTCCCTGAAATGGAGATCAGGTCAAATGTCAGCGCCATTTCAGTAATGGGCGCTCACGGTTTCGATCAAAGCATAGATTACAAATTAAAGATACCGTTAAAAAACTATAAGATAAAAGACAAAGTGTTTGGTGCGATTGAAGAAGATGAACAAGGTGTTGCAACTCTATATCTTACCATAAAAGGCACTACTGATGACTATAAAATAACCTATGATAAAGAAAGGGTAAAAGTTAGGATCAGGCGCAGCTGGCAAAATGAAAAAGAAGAATTCACCGATCTTTTTAAAAGAAAACCCATAGAGGCTGTGGTTCCCGATACGGTGACTATATTAGATGAAGAGGAATATTTTGATTTTGAGGAATGATTATTTTTTGTTATTCGAATCAATAATGATCGTCACCGGCCCGTCATTAACAAGTGCAACTTCCATATAGGCTCCAAATTCTCCTGTTTCTATCTTTTTCCCTAACCCGGTTTCTAACTTTTGTACAAACTTTTCATATAAGGGGATTGCGATTTCAGGGGGTGCAGCATTTATGAAAGACGGCCTGTTTCCTTTTTTTGTGCTTGCATGCAGGGTAAATTGGCTTATCAATAAAATATTTCCTCCAATATCCTTAAGGGCAAGATTCACCTTCCCCTGCCCGTCATCAAAGACACGCAAATTGATGATCTTTTTACTCAACCATTCAATATCCTGTTCATTATCATCATGGGTTATGCCAAGCAATATCAAAAAACCTGCATTGATCTTTGCTTTAGTTTTTCCCTCAATTTTAACAGATGCTTGGGAAACCCTTTGTATTACTATGCGCACTTTACAAACAAGCAGCAGTAGGCAGTGGCAGTTGGCAGTCCTGCCTCCTGCTGCTGCCGCTGCCTACTTTTTATGCAGTAGTGGCTTGCTGATGGAGCATTACAGGCATCACCAGCATCAGCACATCTTCATTTTTATCCTTTTCTTCTGGAAAGATCAGCCCGGCTTTATTAGCCTCTGACATTTCTATTTTTATCATTTCCGAATCAAGGTTACTAAGCATTTCTATAAGGAACCTGGCATTAAACCCGATCTCAATATCCTCACCTTCAAACTCACATGAGAGCCTTTCATTGGCCTCGTTAGAAAAATCAAGATCTTCAGCAGATATCTGAATCTCACTGCCGGCAATTTTGAATTTGACCTGGTAGGTTGCCTTATTTGAATAAATAGCAATCCTTTTTAATGAATTTAACAGTTCGGTACGGTTAATAATTAGTTTATTAGAATTATCGGTGGGGATGACATTTTCGTAATCAGGAAATCGTTCATCAAGAAGCCTGCATACCATTTTTACCCGGTCAAAGCTGAAAAACGCATTGGTACTGTCAAACTCAAATTTAACTTCAGTAGTTTCAGATGGCAGTGAGTTTTTAATAAGCGCCAGCGCTTTGTGAGGAATTAAAATTTCAGCATCGTTTTTTGCAGTAATATCTGATCTTCTATATCTTGCCATCCTGTGACTATCAGTTGCAACAAAAGTAATATTTTTATTGCTTAGCTGCACAAGTATTCCTGACATAGCAAGCCGCATTTCATCATTGCTGGCGGCTATAATAGTAGTTGATATAGCTTTGGNNNNNNNNNNNNNNNNNNNNNNNNNNNNNNNNNNNNNNNNNNNNNNNNNNNNNNNNNNNNNNNNNNNNNNNNNNNNNNNNNNNNNNNNNNNNNNNNNNNNCTGCACAAGTATTCCTGACATAGCAAGCCGCATTTCATCATTGCTGGCGGCTATAATAGTAGTTGATATAGCTTTGGAGAGTATATCTGACGGAATATTTACCGAACTACCTTCCGAAAATTCCGGTAATTTGGGAAAATCTGTAGCATTTTCACCGGAGAGCTTATATCTTCCATTATCTGAACTCAGCTCTATACCATAGGTATCTTCATCGATGGTAAATGTAACAGGCTGCTCAGGCAGGTTTTGTAATGTTTCTAATAAAATTTTAGCAGGAATAGCAATACTGCCGGGTTCTTTTGCTTCAAGATCAATCTCTGTAGTCATTGAGGATTGCAGATCAGAAGCTGTAGCTTTAAGCAGACCATCTTTAATTTCAAATAAAAAGTTTTCCAGAATCGGAACCACCGGGTTGGGTGCAATAACACCGTTAATGGTTGAGATCCGCTTTAGCAATGCAGAGGAAGAAACTATGAATTTCATAAATATGATATAAAAAAGTGGCGTAAAGGTAAAAATAAATAGACAATTTACAATTCGTAGTTGGCAATTATTGTTAACTACCCTCTCGTACTTGTCAACAGTCAATTGTCTATTGTCTATTGTCAATTGTCAATTGTCAACTGTTTTA of Cytophagales bacterium contains these proteins:
- a CDS encoding D-tyrosyl-tRNA(Tyr) deacylase, with protein sequence MRIVIQRVSQASVKIEGKTKAKINAGFLILLGITHDDNEQDIEWLSKKIINLRVFDDGQGKVNLALKDIGGNILLISQFTLHASTKKGNRPSFINAAPPEIAIPLYEKFVQKLETGLGKKIETGEFGAYMEVALVNDGPVTIIIDSNNKK
- a CDS encoding DUF3971 domain-containing protein; the protein is MKFKRIIKYLLAIITITLTLLISGGVLVTWLYQDKIINLCVAEINKHLKTKIFADKISLSVFDKFPNVSISFNRIVIEGSNMEDARLPKLQRRQGKCLVKAKDIFCTFNIKDLISGNYVIDEIWLEDAKIFLRIDEDGNNNFTIFEPGITGASENKLFSFDLQKIYFKNVLFLFDNQQSKQAVHFLSTGTNAGLRYEGDLLNISLNGNLFLYKIQLNKSTWFSKKNISLECDLIYNKKNEILKINPSVLQVENSEFGIKGKWVGGRGTKDKQKIDYINLSIDGKKTTAQTILSLLPGDLYEKFSVYKSKGSVYFSGKIIGNISETATPAIDILFGFNNASFYLPLKATVGQAGMPDSKHSIKKVNLAGKFSNGKKHNQSSSSLTLSGIKAELDGKPLKGSFLIKNFDSPYISFNIDANIDIATLLAYYPNDRIDQADGTLKINMDLSGGLEQLKQINLSKNFNTSGEFSLRNFDLTLKNISLNFKNFNGNFLFNKNDIAATNFSGKIGSSDFLINGFFKNLLPYLLFEDQTLFMEADLRSDLLDLDELLATDYTDFLNERNGAQRTSGEGREYRLSVSPDLSFALGCNIGSVKFRRFRGKNITGKLIVVDQVVSSDNISFNVGGGKLNISGMINAKGRNEIAVTTKAGFEKIHIDSIFYIFENFNQDFITDKHLKGQISARAIVNMFFDSNLKVNYDKLIADIDASIANGQLVNFEPMRKLSKFLDEKRLADLKFSELRNSIHIEDRTIFFPEMEIRSNVSAISVMGAHGFDQSIDYKLKIPLKNYKIKDKVFGAIEEDEQGVATLYLTIKGTTDDYKITYDKERVKVRIRRSWQNEKEEFTDLFKRKPIEAVVPDTVTILDEEEYFDFEE
- a CDS encoding DNA polymerase III subunit beta, giving the protein MKFIVSSSALLKRISTINGVIAPNPVVPILENFLFEIKDGLLKATASDLQSSMTTEIDLEAKEPGSIAIPAKILLETLQNLPEQPVTFTIDEDTYGIELSSDNGRYKLSGENATDFPKLPEFSEGSSVNIPSDILSKAISTTIIAASNDEMRLAMSGILVQ
- the dnaN gene encoding DNA polymerase III subunit beta — encoded protein: KAISTTIIAASNDEMRLAMSGILVQLSNKNITFVATDSHRMARYRRSDITAKNDAEILIPHKALALIKNSLPSETTEVKFEFDSTNAFFSFDRVKMVCRLLDERFPDYENVIPTDNSNKLIINRTELLNSLKRIAIYSNKATYQVKFKIAGSEIQISAEDLDFSNEANERLSCEFEGEDIEIGFNARFLIEMLSNLDSEMIKIEMSEANKAGLIFPEEKDKNEDVLMLVMPVMLHQQATTA